The following nucleotide sequence is from Channa argus isolate prfri chromosome 9, Channa argus male v1.0, whole genome shotgun sequence.
CCTCAGCAACACAGTGCATGTTTCCttttaaagaaaggaaaataaacaattCTATTGTTTAATTTGTTCCTTAGATGTATGTAGCTGTGTATGTAGTTTGTGCATTATCATATAGTCGTGACCGCAACTGAGAATCATTTTGTTTGTCCGTTATGCTAATGAAcctcactttttttatttattataacatGATGAGTATAAATTATTGAATGTGACACTGAAGGCACCATCCAAAGAAGAGATCATGGGAAGTATGTACAAGAGCATTGAGTCAAACCTACACATTGCAGTACAAATTTCAGTGTTACCTTAATACACACTAGATTTATGAGTCACTGACTTCTTAACAAATGTATACCTCTTTCAAGTGGTGTTTGGATTAAAGAACAAAAGCGGTGCCAGGAAATTCAGTAGAAACTTTAATAAACTGCTTTTTCAAATCTCCATTAAAACAAATAGTAAGATAAATTAAAGAGGCAATACAAGTGTGAAATTCAACAGTCAAAACCAGAGAAATAGCTTGTCGTATACCACCATGTGAACCATTTTGGATGcagtacattaaaaaacaaatcaggtaTTGAGGTGATTGTTATTGCATGTAGTAATATTCTGCACAGTGTAAGATCATTTATGAATGTCTGAAGTATCAGCGTCTTCCTGTACATTGGTGAAGCTGTAGTTGTAGGAATGTAAGTGCATCATTGTTCGGGGACTAAATAGATGGAAAATATAATAGCACTATCATATTAAAAAGTGTACATTGTTTCCTGTCAAGCTTTCAGAATTAATATGTGCAAATGAATGTccaatgtgtttctgtgtgaggaGTTTTGGCCCTGAGTTCACCTTACCACTACTCTTAAGTACTCTTGAACTCTTCTTCCTGAGAGAAGGACTGCAGTGCTGGTGATAATGAGCCATTTTGACTCCCAGCATTGTGCAACAATCCAGCTTCAGTTGGGACACATTGTTCCCACTAATGAGTCCTCACAGCTAGATCCTACAGATAAGAGCACTTCTGAGTGGTGCATATCTGTATTGTTTTCATAACTTCTCGTAATTCATTTTGTTACTCTTAGTTTGGCTGATTTTGTCATCCCTCTCCTGTCCCATTTGGGGATCCTGATGAGCAGTAAACCTACAGCTGCGAGGGCCAGAACCACTCCCAGACTAGGGGGACCACAAGGGCTGAATTCCTGAGCAAGACCAGAAAGAAGAGGAGCCAGGACACGACCCACAGCAGTAACTGATTGCCCAGCTCCAATCAGAGTCCCACTGGCTTGGACCCCTCCCCTCTGCAGCTCTAGGTCTGTGACACACGTCCGGCCGATAGTTGTGGAAATGGCAAAGAAGGTGGAGGTCAGTAGTACCTGCCAGACGCTGGGTGCAGCAGCATAGAGGAAAATAAGCAAGCAAGTGAGCACTGTGGAGTGGAGCAGCAGAGCAGGCATGTTATTTCTGTAGAGCTGTGTCACTGGACCCACCAGAAACCCAGCCAGGGCCCCTAAGGTGCTACTGTAGCTGATGAGGTAACCCGTCATCTTTGGTTTCAGTGAGAAACGCTCCTCCATGGCCAGAGAGAAATTACTGTAGTAGAGCATAATGGCTATGGCCATTAGAAGACGCACAAGAAAGATGTCCCACATATCAGAGGAGGCCACCATGTGGATTTTGGAGCCCACTGAGGACAGCTGTCTCCAAGCAGGCTGAAGCAGAGACCACTCCCTCCACCTGAGACCAGCATAGTGATTCTGTAGAGCCCTGGAGCTGGGTTCAGAACAATTACTTTCATATAACCCATTTTGTACGGACTTATTACAGTGGTTGTCATGACAAGGTTTACTTGTGTTATTGCTGGAGTCGGTATCATTGCAGTGAACTAGTGTTTCACTCCATGGTAGCATCCATACTagccctgaaaaaaaaattcactttgTTAGATAAATAGTGCAAATACAAGTTAtagattaaatattattttatacattatatacagATTATAACAGTTCTTTCTTTTCCCCATTCACCTGCATTAATAAGGAAAATTGCTGCACAAGTAAAGGAAGAGGTATAAAAGCCTCCTTCATGCTCGGTGAGATAGCCACCCACCACAGGACCCAGAATGAAGCCAACACTGGAGGCTGCATTAAAGTGTCCCATCACAAGGGGGCGCTCTGACTCTGACACCAGGTCAGAAAGCAGGGCTCTGCAGATGGATAAGGAGTGCTTGAACAACCCTGAGACAAAGGACATATTGGGATGAGTAGCTGTGCAATTATCCATACACTCTGTCCTGCCTTTAAGATAAAAGTGGTGGCCTATTGAAGTGTACAAAGACATGTATAAAGGATTATTAaggagaattttgttttttaatatcaaCTCTCATcgtgttttaattattttacacaagaaaaaagataagaaaagaaTTAGTTATATAACTAAACAAATTAACTGATCGATGGAGTTCTAGCTCACTACTAgatttttaaactgaaacatcCTTCTGTCTGATGGTTTATTTGAATTTCGACATATTTAAATGGATTTGCTACATAGTTTCAGGGAGTGGTCCAACCTACCCACAGGTATCCGTGCCAGGACAAACAAAGCAATGTTGGTGGACATCCCCAGCAGGCCATAGCCTAGAGCACTCAGCAGCAGGCAGGCCAGCAGAGAGTATTGCCGTCCCACCACATCGCTCCAGCTGCCCTGTCattcaaagacacagaaaagggGCTTAATAGGTGGACAATACGGGAGGTGAGAGTGGGATGAAGAGTTGTTGGGATGTAATGATCATGACTCCTAACATCCCCCTCCCCCCAGCAGGTGTGGTTAGGAGTGGCCTCCCTGGTATTAACCTTCCTGTAGATGAATAGGTAGCATGAAAAACTGGATAAAATTGTCTTCTGTTAAGGGGAATATTTTCAACCTGAGCTTAATAGCTAATTTCTCTCTCAAGCGATTtatcttctctgtccaaaatgtgcaCATTGTTGTCCTCCAAGAAGTGTTGTTTGGTGGCAACTAGACTTGCTGGTAAGACTTTCCACCTCTCATCCATAAGGCTTCTCCAATTTTTACTATATTATTGTCCTCAAACAGGTGACCTTTGTCAGGTGTGGGTACCcggctgattctggtcctgaggtgttgctttttcttcttcttttgtggaCGAGTCTCTGTGGGGTTGAAGTAAACCGGTATGTGGTGTAGTGTCAGAAAATCCTTAAAAACCTTCTCCGATATTCCAGTCATGTGAGCATTGCCAGGATGTATTTCTTTGACTTTGAGTCTCTGTTCTGTCTGTTGTCCTTCTGTTGGATCTGAACTTAAGGTTCACATAGGATAACCCCAGACCTTGAGAGCTGCCTTTAGATATAAACTGGACACCTCAGTGACGTTTCCGAATAAGAAGAAAGAAGTTCAGTTCACATATCTCAACTTTCTTATAACCACACCTAGATGAGTGACAACCTTCACTGACATAAAGACCTTTATTAGATTCTCACATGCATGTTTATCTTTCTATAGATGTGAGGACACATAGAGTAGTGACTTGATATATTTCCTAGTCCTGTACCCCTAACAGTAATGATTGCAACTTCATAAACCCAACTGTTAACCTAAACCTAACTTTTCCCTAAAACCAGCTCTTTGAAGTTGTGGGGACCAgcaaaaatgtcctcacaataATGGCATCGGTCTCAAATTTGTCAACACAGCCACAGAAAgacgtgtgtgtatatacacacacagacacacacgtacaaaactgatgaaataattaaattaaaaacaactgagTTAGCAGTTTTCTGAATTTAGCTGGGTGGGATAATCAGAGACGTACACATATCAGGATTCAGCCAGTCTGCAACAACTGAGTCTTTGTCTGTTTAATTTGTCGCATGATCCCTAAGAAATAAACCACTTTCAGGAGCTGTGGTTGGCAGGAGAGAGATATGAAAAGCTGAGAATCTTACATCAGATGCCACGCCCATTGTAGGGTACTGTAGATTTTgagtaatttaacatttttgacttgtttagatcatcatcatcattcttcGATAGTTCACTGTGCAGTATTTAATGTTCAGTCTCCACAGgtgtcaaatgtaaaataatttttctataGGAAGAATATTTGTGGATCTGAGGCTAATTAGgagttgcatgtgtgtgtgtgtgaatatgaacAGACTAGATGCATCGTGTGACCACAATCAACCTGAAACAGTGTTTATTGTTTCCATGAAATACCACAGATGGCACTAACTGTGAGCATGCCTTGTCAAGCAAGAGAGACTGTGTAGAGGGTTAATAACAGAGACGAAGTTCTAGGTTTATTTCAGACAAACAGTAAATCAATACTTACAACTACTGTGCTTGAGAAGAGCTGTAAGATCCCATATGTAGATCCTGCAACAGTTTCAGTttgaattcatatttaaaatataatggcAGCAGATACGAGTCACATGTTCAGAGCTTGCATTGTAAAATCGCAAGAAATACCTATCTGAGACTAACTTAATATGATTAAGACAACAACAAATagtatttaaatcatttaactGTACTATATGCTAATATGGAGTTGAGCCTTAAGTTTCATAGCTCAACACTAACAAAGTCATGTGGGACAAGAAAATAAGCTAAAAGTTGAGCACACTTCAATATAATGACAGAAATGCAAACAGAGTTCTGTGCAAACAGCAGTATTTATACTTGGAAAACATTAAGACAACATATATTGTGCTAATGTTGCCTCTTAACTTTGGCAAACCGATGAAAGTCTTTTTACAGCTTGCCTGGTTGCTCCGTAATTGTGCATCAATCAATGGTCAACCCTACATCTGCTATATTGTAGTAAATACAATACTTTGAATTACCTACTATACCAGCCACAGTAGGATTGGCTCCAAGAGCTTTCACGTGATGGCTCAGGAGTGGGATGATCATGCTCACTCCAAACAAATCCTAACAAGAAGTTGAAGGAGAAACAATAAGAAGCAGGACTGAGAGCAGTGGTATCCTGTAGTTATGATTATGATAAATCCCTGAACAATAGAAAATGTGTAATATATAATTGAAATGTGTTCAACATATAATTGAACAAAGCCACTGTCTTGTGTTCAACTCAGAATTTGGGAACAGTTGAGGAGCCACAAAAAGTCATAGCTCATCCTGTTTATCTGCTTTGCAGAGATAAGAGCAGCTTTGCCAAGTTTATGATTGAAGTCACACAGTAATAATACAGTGTTCTACCACCATCTATTGCACTAATTGGATAAGATTCAGTAGCATCACTGTCCCGGCAGTTTGTGCCTGCTCCCTGGGCCAAAGATCTCACTTCACACTAGTAAATCTTTCAGCCAGATGTGCAGACTGAAACAAAAAGTTAGTTTTCCAAAAATCAAATCATCTTTAGAAATATGAACAATATTTCCAAACACCCAAACATGCCTAATGTTTTTGGATAGTGAATAACATGTAGTAATGAGTGACCGAGTGGTGCTGTACTTACAGATACACGTGAGCCATATTCAGAAAGAACAGTTAACATAAACATTATAGATTAACAGTATATAAACTTGTGTTgctatttaatttaatctatTAATTAGGCTGTAACACAGTCACTTGCAACaccctggacacacacactgtggcatTTTTGTATATGACACTCGACTTTGAAGGTTTTCTGAGTTATTGATTTGTTTACATCATACCTGCCTTATGAAAGCAGGACTTAATGACACTGCACAGGCCACTCGGGCACCTGAAACAAGCACCGTCGGGTCTCACTCAGCAACTCACCATAAAACCCACCACGTAGATACATTGGATAATCCTGGTCCGTCTTCTCGGTTTCTGAAATAAAGCGCTACATTTCTGGTTGTTCATCCTCCCGTTGTGACAGTTCGGCTCCAGCCAAAGCGGAAGCGCACATCCTCTCCACAAATGAGCCAACAGCGCATACGTCTCAACCCTGCGTTTGTCTCACAGACAAGGGGGGACTAAGAACTGCTACATTTTAGCCAACTGTGTAAATGTAACTGGTATAAAATCAGCAGATAGAAGTATGAAGTATAAATTCAAATTCATGCAATCATACTGGCTGCTTCAGTCATGGTTTGTTTCTCAAGTGGTCAGTTGTCGGATTGTCCGCTCGGACTCCCCCGTGGCTGCTCTCACAGGTGGCATCGTCCGCCAACGTCACAGAGCTTCAGCGCACTGAATTGAGAAATTCTTATTCATAACAATAAATCAGCGTACCGAGTTAAAACGTATTTCAAATAATTCACAACAAACATGGACTTAGAttgtgttcatttattttgacagtGCCCATTTACGAAAAATTGTGGACTAATGTTAGTACCTACacccacataaaaacacacattgagggaagttttgctttattttgagaaaatgtaaagtttggGTGCTTAGCAGCTGCAACCTGCATAACTCAAAAATATATCTCTCATTTGCTGATGTCACTGGCTaactttaatataaataaatgtaaaatcactGGCAAAAACACTTCGTAACATTTCTTAAAACTATAACATTTTGTACAATGTTAAAgatttttgttgaaattattcCCCCCGGCACactattctgttgttgttgttgtattttttatttatctattgtAAATCAGAATGTGTCTGTGAGCTTCTTTAATGACAACAAAGTTAATATAAATCAAACACAGTATGTTTTGTGAGAAAATGTGATAGTACAAAATCCAccaaattaatgtaaattattacCTACTGACCTTGTAAAGATAAAGAAGACACATCTTTACCTTTGGGACCAATCGtaagaaattacaaaaacattctgAATAAAGCAAGTTTCCTTTGTCAATCAAACTATTCAGAAAATTAATCTAGACCCTAGTTTAATTTTCAACAGTAGACTAATGCTGAATTTGCTCTTTTATCTGTAGAGCTTATCAGTGATAATTATGGATGTCTAAATGTGATTACGTCACAGATTTCTTTATTAGATGAAGTTTTAAAGCCAAGATATTGTACACTAACTATTTCATAATAGGGTATAATGGTGCTGGTCTGTTATTGGGGCGCACACTTAGGGAATAGGGTGGCAACATTTGGAGAAGTTaaagattacatttaaaatatataatttactgtacattaatattatattatatatgtgtTTATGAAGTGTATTTTCACTGTAAGAAATGCTAAATGCATtacttatgtattttttttacaattttttacttcaaatAGTTGGGGGGAGGACAGAACCCATGCCCTGCAGAAATAATTTGCCTGAGTGCAACTGCTACCAAAATTCTAAAGTGACataatatatgaaaataattcaaactCACATAATCcttaaatcttatttatttctatttattcatAACGGCCATGATTTATTTTAGTATCAGATTTGGTCAGTACCCTTTGTACTAAAAAGTTGTACATCCTCTTGTAACATACTTTACAGTGATGAAAATTGTCCATAAGCCCCATAGCAgccaaaagatttttttttttttttttagatttttctgaGAATTTAATGGCACACCACTTCCTGTGTTCTTTTGTAGCAAAAgctattaatatattaattggAAATGGTActagatgtttaaaaaatatttatttacaaatatgGTAAAgggatttttaataaaatattgcatAGAT
It contains:
- the mfsd9 gene encoding major facilitator superfamily domain-containing protein 9, with the protein product MNNQKCSALFQKPRRRTRIIQCIYVVGFMDLFGVSMIIPLLSHHVKALGANPTVAGIVGSTYGILQLFSSTVVGSWSDVVGRQYSLLACLLLSALGYGLLGMSTNIALFVLARIPVGLFKHSLSICRALLSDLVSESERPLVMGHFNAASSVGFILGPVVGGYLTEHEGGFYTSSFTCAAIFLINAGLVWMLPWSETLVHCNDTDSSNNTSKPCHDNHCNKSVQNGLYESNCSEPSSRALQNHYAGLRWREWSLLQPAWRQLSSVGSKIHMVASSDMWDIFLVRLLMAIAIMLYYSNFSLAMEERFSLKPKMTGYLISYSSTLGALAGFLVGPVTQLYRNNMPALLLHSTVLTCLLIFLYAAAPSVWQVLLTSTFFAISTTIGRTCVTDLELQRGGVQASGTLIGAGQSVTAVGRVLAPLLSGLAQEFSPCGPPSLGVVLALAAVGLLLIRIPKWDRRGMTKSAKLRVTK